The Anopheles coluzzii chromosome 2, AcolN3, whole genome shotgun sequence genome window below encodes:
- the LOC120947533 gene encoding probable cationic amino acid transporter isoform X2 yields MKFSIPMPGGGTGLALFSKLIRTKDLHKLQEEDPNSTKPKLTKCLTTLDLTSLGVGSCCGTGMYLVAGMVARNIAGPGVVLSFFIAAVASIFSGACYAEFGVRVPHTSGSAYMYSYVSVGEFVAFVIGWNMILEYLIGTSACACALSASFDSLSGGFIGRSIAASVGTIFGRPPDFIAFGITLVMTFILALGASKSVLFNNVLNTVNLASWVFILTAGLFYVDTNTWTEHEGFLPFGWSGVFTGAATCFYAFIGFDIIATTGEEAHNPQKSIPKAIVGSLVIVLIVYVTSSFILTLVVPYDHIDSGSALVQMWTYVGAPKCRALVAIGATAGLSVAMFGSMFPMPRVIYAMAQDGLVFRQLSQLWAKTGVPGIATIGSGIAASLVALTVQLEVLVEMMSIGTLLAYTLVSTCVLILRYQPHSTSLVDLLPAQLRTPQPPSTPDPSTQQSVKANVMIKKITRGSPDSDDSYDEDSPDGYMGRDDQFLVTDRTENKFYVHGGSQGNTDTCPIWICDYIVGRIQRYSYLCPGFFPWIRPGPATPETGMFVTKLVGLMYVCIFLLDLFMAIGLTGAFYSLAYTVLVLSIIWILLVISRQPQNRYALSFLTPGLPFIPTIAITVNIYLIFKLSILTLVRFTVWMTLGLIMYFYYGITHSSLENPSEEFELTVDNNGSAAQNLQINVPSTTTTAKPSKRQRTEPTAVWDRHGYENRMATNDDGEYQWSGANQQQNNTHPYSWNTNDAWGDRTIYDRPPQSANIFQPPPATTTSEAKKDGFGMFYNESASYPTWDD; encoded by the exons ATGAAGTTTTCCATCCCGATGCCCGGCGGCGGTACCGGGCTGGCCCTCTTCTCCAAGCTCATCCGCACGAAAGATCTGCACAAGCTGCAGGAAGAGGACCCGAACAGTACAAAGCCCAAGCTAACC AAATGTCTCACCACACTCGACCTTACCTCGCTGGGTGTGGGCTCCTGTTGCGGCACGGGCATGTACCTGGTGGCCGGAATGGTGGCGCGAAACATCGCCGGACCGGGCGTAGTGCTTAGTTTTTTCATCGCAGCCGTAGCTAGTATATTTTCAG GCGCCTGCTATGCTGAGTTCGGTGTACGAGTGCCACACACGTCCGGATCCGCGTACATGTATTCTTATGTTTCCGTGGGGGAGTTTGTAGCGTTTGTCATAGGATGGAATATGATATTAGAATATTTAAttg GTACGAGCGCGTGTGCCTGCGCCCTTAGCGCAAGCTTCGATTCACTGTCGGGCGGCTTCATAGGCAGAAGCATAGCGGCCTCTGTGGGGACCATATTCG GGCGGCCACCGGATTTCATCGCGTTCGGCATTACGCTCGTGATGACGTTCATTCTGGCGCTCGGCGCTAGCAAGTCGGTGCTCTTCAACAACGTCCTCAACACCGTGAACCTTGCATCGTGGGTATTTATTCTAACCGCAGGCTTGTTTTACGTCGACACCAACACCTGGACCGAGCACGAGGGCTTCCTGCCGTTTGGCTGGAGCGGG GTATTTACGGGGGCGGCCACCTGCTTCTACGCCTTCATCGGGTTCGACATCATAGCAACGACCGGCGAGGAGGCGCACAATCCCCAGAAAAGCATCCCGAAAGCAATCGTGGGCTCATTGGTTATCGTCCTCATAGTGTACGTTACCAGCAGCTTCATCCTGACACTAGTTG TTCCTTACGATCACATCGACTCGGGCTCGGCGTTAGTGCAGATGTGGACCTACGTGGGGGCGCCCAAATGCCGAGCATTGGTAGCAATCGGTGCCACGGCCGGGCTGAGTGTGGCGATGTTCGGTTCCATGTTTCCCATGCCCCGCGTCATCTACGCCATGGCCCAGGACGGACTGGTGTTCCGTCAGCTTTCGCAGCTGTGGGCCAAAACGGGTGTGCCCGGAATTGCTACGATCGGCAGTGGTATAGCCGCCTCCCTGGTGGCGCTTACCGTGCAGCTCGAGGTTCTCGTTGAGATGATGTCGATCGGTACGCTGCTCGCTTACACGCTCGTATCGACCTGTGTGCTGATCCTGCGCTACCAGCCCCACAGTACCTCGCTGGTCGATCTACTGCCTGCGCAGCTTCGTACACCGCAGCCGCCAAGCACCCCGGATCCTAGCACGCAGCAAAGCGTCAAGGCTAATGTGATGATAAAAAAGATCACCCGTGGATCGCCAGACTCCGACGATAGCTATGACGAGGATAGTCCGGACGGCTACATGGGCCGTGACGATCAGTTCCTGGTGACCGACCGCACGGAGAACAAGTTTTACG TACACGGGGGTTCGCAAGGAAACACGGACACTTGTCCGATATGGATATGCGATTACATTGTAGGTCGAATTCAGCGCTACTCTTACTTATGTCCAGGATTTTTCCCCTGGATAAGACCCGGCCCGGCAACCCCCGAAACAG GAATGTTCGTAACAAAGCTGGTCGGACTGATGTATGTGTGCATCTTCCTGCTGGATCTCTTCATGGCCATCGGGCTGACGGGAGCGTTCTACTCCTTAGCGTACACTGTCCTGGTGTTAAGTATAATTTGGATTCTGCTTGTCATTTCACGACAGCCCCAGAACCG aTATGCACTATCGTTCCTCACTCCTGGACTTCCATTCATTCCAACGATCGCCATTACGGTAAACATCTACCTAATATTCAAGCTCAGCATTCTCACCCTGGTACGGTTTACCGTCTGGATGACGCTGGGGTTGATCATGTACTTCTACTACGGCATCACGCATAGCTCGCTCGAGAATCCGAGCGAGGAGTTTGAGCTGACCGTCGACAACAACGGTTCGGCGGCACAGAATCTCCAAATAAATGTtccttccaccaccaccaccgctaaGCCAAGCAAACGCCAACGCACCGAACCGACCGCCGTCTGGGACCGGCACGGTTACGAGAACCGCATGGCCACAAACGACGACGGTGAGTACCAGTGGTCCGGGGCGAACCAGCAGCAGAACAACACGCACCCGTACAGTTGGAACACCAACGATGCTTGGGGCGATCGAACGATCTACGATCGTCCGCCACAGTCAGCCAACATTTTCCAGCCGCCGCCTGCAACGACGACGTCCGAGGCGAAAAAGGATGGTTTTGGCATGTTCTACAATGAGTCCGCCAGCTATCCGACCTGGGACGACTAA
- the LOC120947533 gene encoding probable cationic amino acid transporter isoform X1, which translates to MKFSIPMPGGGTGLALFSKLIRTKDLHKLQEEDPNSTKPKLTKCLTTLDLTSLGVGSCCGTGMYLVAGMVARNIAGPGVVLSFFIAAVASIFSGACYAEFGVRVPHTSGSAYMYSYVSVGEFVAFVIGWNMILEYLIGTSACACALSASFDSLSGGFIGRSIAASVGTIFGRPPDFIAFGITLVMTFILALGASKSVLFNNVLNTVNLASWVFILTAGLFYVDTNTWTEHEGFLPFGWSGVFTGAATCFYAFIGFDIIATTGEEAHNPQKSIPKAIVGSLVIVLIVYVTSSFILTLVVPYDHIDSGSALVQMWTYVGAPKCRALVAIGATAGLSVAMFGSMFPMPRVIYAMAQDGLVFRQLSQLWAKTGVPGIATIGSGIAASLVALTVQLEVLVEMMSIGTLLAYTLVSTCVLILRYQPHSTSLVDLLPAQLRTPQPPSTPDPSTQQSVKANVMIKKITRGSPDSDDSYDEDSPDGYMGRDDQFLVTDRTENKFYGAVHGGSQGNTDTCPIWICDYIVGRIQRYSYLCPGFFPWIRPGPATPETGMFVTKLVGLMYVCIFLLDLFMAIGLTGAFYSLAYTVLVLSIIWILLVISRQPQNRYALSFLTPGLPFIPTIAITVNIYLIFKLSILTLVRFTVWMTLGLIMYFYYGITHSSLENPSEEFELTVDNNGSAAQNLQINVPSTTTTAKPSKRQRTEPTAVWDRHGYENRMATNDDGEYQWSGANQQQNNTHPYSWNTNDAWGDRTIYDRPPQSANIFQPPPATTTSEAKKDGFGMFYNESASYPTWDD; encoded by the exons ATGAAGTTTTCCATCCCGATGCCCGGCGGCGGTACCGGGCTGGCCCTCTTCTCCAAGCTCATCCGCACGAAAGATCTGCACAAGCTGCAGGAAGAGGACCCGAACAGTACAAAGCCCAAGCTAACC AAATGTCTCACCACACTCGACCTTACCTCGCTGGGTGTGGGCTCCTGTTGCGGCACGGGCATGTACCTGGTGGCCGGAATGGTGGCGCGAAACATCGCCGGACCGGGCGTAGTGCTTAGTTTTTTCATCGCAGCCGTAGCTAGTATATTTTCAG GCGCCTGCTATGCTGAGTTCGGTGTACGAGTGCCACACACGTCCGGATCCGCGTACATGTATTCTTATGTTTCCGTGGGGGAGTTTGTAGCGTTTGTCATAGGATGGAATATGATATTAGAATATTTAAttg GTACGAGCGCGTGTGCCTGCGCCCTTAGCGCAAGCTTCGATTCACTGTCGGGCGGCTTCATAGGCAGAAGCATAGCGGCCTCTGTGGGGACCATATTCG GGCGGCCACCGGATTTCATCGCGTTCGGCATTACGCTCGTGATGACGTTCATTCTGGCGCTCGGCGCTAGCAAGTCGGTGCTCTTCAACAACGTCCTCAACACCGTGAACCTTGCATCGTGGGTATTTATTCTAACCGCAGGCTTGTTTTACGTCGACACCAACACCTGGACCGAGCACGAGGGCTTCCTGCCGTTTGGCTGGAGCGGG GTATTTACGGGGGCGGCCACCTGCTTCTACGCCTTCATCGGGTTCGACATCATAGCAACGACCGGCGAGGAGGCGCACAATCCCCAGAAAAGCATCCCGAAAGCAATCGTGGGCTCATTGGTTATCGTCCTCATAGTGTACGTTACCAGCAGCTTCATCCTGACACTAGTTG TTCCTTACGATCACATCGACTCGGGCTCGGCGTTAGTGCAGATGTGGACCTACGTGGGGGCGCCCAAATGCCGAGCATTGGTAGCAATCGGTGCCACGGCCGGGCTGAGTGTGGCGATGTTCGGTTCCATGTTTCCCATGCCCCGCGTCATCTACGCCATGGCCCAGGACGGACTGGTGTTCCGTCAGCTTTCGCAGCTGTGGGCCAAAACGGGTGTGCCCGGAATTGCTACGATCGGCAGTGGTATAGCCGCCTCCCTGGTGGCGCTTACCGTGCAGCTCGAGGTTCTCGTTGAGATGATGTCGATCGGTACGCTGCTCGCTTACACGCTCGTATCGACCTGTGTGCTGATCCTGCGCTACCAGCCCCACAGTACCTCGCTGGTCGATCTACTGCCTGCGCAGCTTCGTACACCGCAGCCGCCAAGCACCCCGGATCCTAGCACGCAGCAAAGCGTCAAGGCTAATGTGATGATAAAAAAGATCACCCGTGGATCGCCAGACTCCGACGATAGCTATGACGAGGATAGTCCGGACGGCTACATGGGCCGTGACGATCAGTTCCTGGTGACCGACCGCACGGAGAACAAGTTTTACG GTGCAGTACACGGGGGTTCGCAAGGAAACACGGACACTTGTCCGATATGGATATGCGATTACATTGTAGGTCGAATTCAGCGCTACTCTTACTTATGTCCAGGATTTTTCCCCTGGATAAGACCCGGCCCGGCAACCCCCGAAACAG GAATGTTCGTAACAAAGCTGGTCGGACTGATGTATGTGTGCATCTTCCTGCTGGATCTCTTCATGGCCATCGGGCTGACGGGAGCGTTCTACTCCTTAGCGTACACTGTCCTGGTGTTAAGTATAATTTGGATTCTGCTTGTCATTTCACGACAGCCCCAGAACCG aTATGCACTATCGTTCCTCACTCCTGGACTTCCATTCATTCCAACGATCGCCATTACGGTAAACATCTACCTAATATTCAAGCTCAGCATTCTCACCCTGGTACGGTTTACCGTCTGGATGACGCTGGGGTTGATCATGTACTTCTACTACGGCATCACGCATAGCTCGCTCGAGAATCCGAGCGAGGAGTTTGAGCTGACCGTCGACAACAACGGTTCGGCGGCACAGAATCTCCAAATAAATGTtccttccaccaccaccaccgctaaGCCAAGCAAACGCCAACGCACCGAACCGACCGCCGTCTGGGACCGGCACGGTTACGAGAACCGCATGGCCACAAACGACGACGGTGAGTACCAGTGGTCCGGGGCGAACCAGCAGCAGAACAACACGCACCCGTACAGTTGGAACACCAACGATGCTTGGGGCGATCGAACGATCTACGATCGTCCGCCACAGTCAGCCAACATTTTCCAGCCGCCGCCTGCAACGACGACGTCCGAGGCGAAAAAGGATGGTTTTGGCATGTTCTACAATGAGTCCGCCAGCTATCCGACCTGGGACGACTAA
- the LOC120947535 gene encoding carboxypeptidase Q-like yields MASVILFLTVVGVSFGLASAGVTDNRVDTFGKQQDGNCDLPEALVKEIHGYQPIVNKIVDKIVNGEYAGRTWDSLAELVDTFGARVAGSEQLEKAIDYVIDKMRADGLENVHTENATVPHWVRGYESAELVKPFRKNLPLLGLGSSVGTPRGGIIAEVLAVESFKEFETIPAEQVRGKIVVFSPVWESYGRTVVYRSQAASVASRKGAVAALVRSITPFSIGSPHTGQQHYQDDVKKIPVACITVEDAQMLLRKYRRGEQMEIHLEMADRPMDPVVSRNTIGELIGTTYTDTSVVVVSGHLDSWDVGVGAMDDGGGAMISWKALTYLKAMGLRPRRTIRAILWTGEEEGLYGGAAYKEAHKPQEQKEFNFFFESDIGTFEPRGLDFVGNADAECIFREIVKLMGPLNATEFETPTDGGPDISHWTTRGFPGASLLNKNEKYFWFHHSAGDTMAVEDPKNLDKCAALWAAAAYVVADLSISMPKDVQP; encoded by the exons ATGGCGTCCGTGATTCTGTTTCTCACCGTAGTGGGAGTGAGTTTTGGACTGGCCAGCGCCGGGGTGACCGATAATAGAGTGGACACGTTCGGTAAGCAACAGGATGGAAACTGCGATTTGCCAGAAGCTCTGGTGAAGGAGATCCATGGCTATCAACCGATCGTAAACAAGATTGTTGACAAGATAGTGAATGGCGAATATGCCGGCCGCACCTGGGACAGTCTGGCAGAGCTGGTCGATACGTTCGGGGCACGCGTGGCCGGCAGCGAGCAGCTGGAGAAAGCCATCGATTATGTGATCGACAAAATGCGGGCCGATGGGCTGGAAAACGTACACACGGAGAATGCTACCGTTCCGCACTGGGTGCGGGGGTATGAGAGTGCCGAGTTGGTGAAACCGTTCCGGAAGAATCTTCCATTGCTGGGGCTTGGCAGCAGCGTCGGTACACCGCGCGGAGGCATCATCGCCGAGGTGCTGGCCGTGGAATCGTTCAAAGAATTCGAAACCATCCCGGCGGAGCAGGTGCGTGGAAAGATTGTTGTTTTCTCGCCGGTATGGGAGAGCTACGGCCGGACGGTGGTTTATCGCAGTCAGGCAGCGTCGGTAGCATCGCGCAAGGGAGCCGTAGCAGCGCTCGTCCGCTCGATTACCCCGTTCTCGATCGGCTCACCGCACACGGGCCAGCAGCATTATCAGGATGATGTGAAGAAGATCCCCGTCGCTTGCATCACTGTGGAGGACGCCCAGATGCTGCTCCGTAAGTACCGCCGGGGTGAGCAGATGGAGATTCATCTTGAGATGGCCGACCGCCCGATGGATCCGGTTGTGTCGCGCAACACGATCGGTGAGCTGATTGGAACAACGTACACCGACACATCGGTCGTTGTCGTCTCCGGGCATCTGGACAGCTGGgatgttggtgttggtgcgaTGGATGACGGAGGTGGTGCCATGATCTCGTGGAAAGCATTGACGTACCTGAAGGCGATGGGGCTGCGGCCTCGCCGTACCATTCGGGCCATTCTTTGGACGGGCGAAGAGGAAGGGCTTTACGGTGGAGCAGCGTACAAAGAGGCACACAAACCGCAAGAGCAGAAggaatttaatttcttcttcGAATCGGACATCGGCACATTTGAGCCGCGGGGTCTGGACTTTGTCGGGAATGCTGATGCCGAATGTATATTTCGAGAAATCGTCAA ACTGATGGGTCCCTTGAACGCAACTGAGTTTGAAACTCCTACAGATGGTGGGCCAGATATAAGCCACTGGACGACGCGCGGCTTCCCTGGAGCGTCCTtgttgaacaaaaatgaaaaatacttCTG GTTCCACCATTCCGCTGGCGACACGATGGCAGTGGAAGATCCTAAAAACTTAGACAAATGTGCAGCCCTCTGGGCCGCCGCGGCATACGTTGTGGCTGACCTGAGCATAAGCATGCCTAAGGATGTGCAACCGTAa